The following proteins are encoded in a genomic region of Natronorubrum halophilum:
- a CDS encoding carboxypeptidase M32 has translation MSTDQARSEAAASDTYDEFEQRVRRISNVSNAAGILQWDQEVVMPDEGTPARAQQLSTLSSLGHELLTADETGELLEELEAADLDGERAAVVREVRRRYDRATSVPQELVEEISQTTANAHPTWKRAREEDDFEQFAPTLETLVELKREYANHIDPDADPYAVLFAEYEPYLDLEAAERVLERLRDGLVPLIDAIEDSNADIETNAFAGTFEDDDQEALARDVLDSLGYDWGRGRLDTAPHPFSSGTQFDARVTTRFEEDDLLGSITSTIHEFGHANYTLGLPDEGYGTPLGEARDLSVHESQSRLWENHVGRSRPFWEHFLPIVRERFSSLEDVTPEAAYESANQVYDDNLIRVEADELTYHLHIVIRFEIERDLISGDLAVEDVPEVWNDKYEEYLGVRPETDAEGCLQDIHWSHGSFGYFPTYSLGSVLAAQLYAAAEAELGALDDRIENGEFDDLNGWLRENVHRHGKRYTTPELIERATGEEYTADHFLEYVNSKYGELYGLEGY, from the coding sequence ATGTCGACCGATCAGGCCCGGAGCGAGGCGGCTGCAAGCGATACCTACGACGAATTCGAACAGCGCGTCCGGCGAATTTCGAACGTTTCGAACGCCGCCGGCATCCTGCAGTGGGATCAAGAGGTCGTGATGCCCGATGAGGGAACGCCCGCTCGAGCCCAACAGCTCTCGACGCTGTCCTCGCTCGGCCACGAACTGCTGACGGCCGACGAGACGGGCGAGTTGCTCGAGGAACTCGAAGCGGCGGATCTCGACGGCGAACGGGCCGCCGTCGTCCGCGAGGTCCGCCGGCGATACGACCGCGCGACCAGCGTCCCGCAGGAACTCGTCGAGGAGATCTCCCAGACGACCGCAAACGCCCACCCGACGTGGAAACGGGCGAGGGAGGAAGACGACTTCGAGCAGTTCGCGCCCACCCTCGAGACCCTGGTCGAGTTGAAGCGGGAGTACGCGAACCACATCGATCCCGACGCGGACCCCTACGCCGTCCTCTTCGCGGAGTACGAACCCTATCTCGACCTCGAGGCGGCGGAACGAGTGCTCGAGCGCCTGCGCGACGGACTCGTCCCGCTGATCGACGCGATCGAAGACAGCAACGCGGACATCGAGACGAACGCCTTCGCGGGCACGTTCGAGGACGACGACCAGGAGGCCCTGGCGCGGGACGTCCTCGACTCGCTGGGCTACGACTGGGGCCGCGGCCGACTGGACACCGCACCCCACCCCTTCTCCTCCGGCACGCAGTTCGACGCCCGCGTGACCACCCGCTTCGAGGAAGACGACCTGCTGGGCTCGATCACGTCGACGATCCACGAGTTCGGCCACGCGAACTACACCCTCGGTCTCCCCGACGAGGGGTACGGCACGCCGCTCGGCGAGGCTCGAGACCTCTCGGTCCACGAATCCCAGTCGCGCCTCTGGGAGAACCACGTCGGTCGCTCCCGACCCTTCTGGGAGCACTTCCTGCCGATCGTCCGCGAGCGCTTCTCGAGTCTCGAGGACGTCACACCCGAAGCAGCCTACGAGTCCGCGAACCAGGTCTACGACGACAACCTCATCCGCGTCGAGGCAGACGAACTCACCTATCACCTCCACATCGTGATCCGCTTCGAGATCGAGCGCGACCTCATCTCGGGCGACCTCGCCGTCGAAGACGTCCCCGAGGTCTGGAACGACAAGTACGAGGAGTACCTCGGCGTCCGCCCCGAAACCGACGCGGAGGGGTGCCTGCAGGACATCCACTGGTCCCACGGGAGCTTCGGCTACTTCCCGACGTACTCGCTCGGCTCGGTGCTCGCGGCGCAGCTGTACGCGGCCGCCGAAGCGGAGTTGGGAGCGCTGGACGACCGGATCGAAAACGGCGAGTTCGACGACCTCAACGGCTGGCTCCGCGAGAACGTCCACCGACACGGCAAGCGCTACACAACGCCCGAACTGATCGAGCGGGCCACCGGCGAGGAGTATACGGCGGACCACTTCCTCGAGTACGTGAACTCGAAGTACGGCGAGTTGTACGGGCTCGAGGGGTACTGA
- a CDS encoding thioredoxin family protein encodes MTVTLKDFYADWCGPCKTQDPILEELEDDWEGRFEVEKVNVDEQQDIANEYQVRSLPTLIIENDDGIVERFVGVTQREDIADALESAGA; translated from the coding sequence ATGACTGTCACACTCAAGGACTTCTACGCAGACTGGTGTGGCCCCTGCAAGACCCAGGACCCGATCCTCGAGGAACTCGAGGACGACTGGGAGGGCCGATTCGAGGTCGAGAAAGTAAACGTCGACGAACAACAGGATATCGCGAACGAGTACCAGGTCCGTTCCCTGCCGACGCTCATCATCGAGAACGACGACGGTATCGTCGAGCGATTCGTCGGCGTCACCCAGCGCGAAGACATCGCGGACGCCCTCGAGTCAGCCGGCGCGTAA
- a CDS encoding preprotein translocase subunit Sec61beta has translation MDKGQNTGGLMSSAGLIRYFDSEDSNAIKIDPKTVIATGVMIGVLVQLLTFAS, from the coding sequence ATGGATAAAGGGCAAAATACCGGTGGGCTGATGTCCAGCGCTGGGCTGATTCGGTATTTCGACTCGGAGGACTCGAACGCGATCAAGATCGATCCGAAGACGGTGATCGCGACCGGCGTCATGATCGGTGTGCTCGTCCAGCTCCTGACGTTCGCTTCGTAG
- a CDS encoding VOC family protein, producing MSDSTARLPEPTRLGRTALTVTDRVTTSEFYRDVVGLEILHREPSTTVLGVDETPLLELRGDETADARPRAEAGLYHNAFRLPTRGALGDALVRVRDGWTLDGASDHGVSEALYLTDPEGNGVELYRDRDRADWPHSADGGLRIGSEPLDLEALGADAGGESADAAPPGTTVGHIHLEVTSIDAARTFYAELLGFDVTMATPTALFLAAGGYHHHIGANTWNGRSTPASDDTRGLAWFEVVVPADDALESIRTRLENGGASVTETDDGLEVTDPDGNSVRLVSVP from the coding sequence ATGAGCGATTCCACCGCGCGGCTCCCGGAACCAACCCGGCTCGGCCGGACCGCACTGACCGTCACCGACCGGGTGACGACGAGCGAGTTCTATCGCGACGTCGTCGGGCTCGAGATTCTACACCGGGAGCCGTCGACGACGGTACTCGGCGTCGACGAAACGCCGTTGCTTGAGTTACGCGGCGATGAAACTGCGGACGCGCGGCCTCGAGCGGAAGCCGGGCTCTACCACAACGCGTTCAGGCTCCCGACTCGCGGGGCACTGGGCGACGCGCTGGTCCGCGTTCGCGACGGTTGGACGCTCGACGGCGCGTCCGACCACGGCGTCAGCGAGGCGCTCTATCTCACCGATCCGGAGGGAAACGGCGTCGAACTCTACCGCGATCGGGACAGGGCCGACTGGCCGCACAGCGCTGACGGCGGCCTCCGCATCGGATCGGAACCGCTCGATCTCGAGGCGCTCGGAGCGGACGCCGGCGGCGAGTCGGCCGACGCGGCACCGCCGGGGACGACGGTCGGCCACATCCACCTCGAGGTGACGTCGATCGACGCCGCTCGAACGTTCTACGCCGAGTTACTGGGATTCGACGTCACCATGGCCACCCCGACAGCGCTGTTCCTCGCCGCGGGAGGCTACCACCACCACATCGGCGCGAACACCTGGAACGGGCGATCGACGCCCGCTTCGGACGACACCCGCGGACTGGCGTGGTTCGAGGTGGTCGTTCCCGCGGACGACGCGCTCGAGTCGATTCGGACGCGACTCGAGAACGGCGGAGCCTCCGTTACGGAGACGGACGACGGCCTCGAGGTCACCGATCCGGACGGGAACAGCGTTCGACTCGTCAGCGTCCCGTAA
- the pdxT gene encoding pyridoxal 5'-phosphate synthase glutaminase subunit PdxT: MSLTAGVVAVQGDVEEHAAAIERAAAARGREVAVREIRESGIVPDCDLLAMPGGESTTISRLLHGEGIAPEIRAHVAAGKPLLATCAGLIVASSDANDDRVEELGLVDVAVERNAFGRQKDSFEAPLSVDGLADDEPYPAVFIRAPAIDAVGDGDAEVLASWDGRPVAVRDGPVVGTAFHPELTPDSRIHGLAFFENDTASAAAPETAE, encoded by the coding sequence ATGTCACTGACCGCTGGCGTCGTCGCCGTCCAGGGCGACGTCGAAGAACACGCGGCCGCCATCGAACGCGCGGCGGCGGCCCGCGGCCGCGAGGTCGCCGTCCGCGAGATCCGCGAATCCGGCATCGTTCCCGACTGCGACCTGCTCGCGATGCCCGGCGGCGAGTCGACGACCATCTCCCGACTGCTTCACGGCGAGGGGATCGCGCCCGAAATTCGGGCGCACGTCGCCGCCGGAAAACCGCTGCTCGCGACGTGTGCCGGGTTGATCGTCGCCTCGAGCGACGCGAACGACGACCGCGTCGAGGAGCTCGGGCTCGTCGACGTCGCGGTCGAGCGCAACGCCTTCGGGCGACAAAAGGACAGTTTCGAAGCGCCGCTCTCCGTCGACGGACTCGCCGACGACGAGCCGTATCCGGCGGTGTTCATCCGCGCACCGGCCATCGACGCCGTCGGGGACGGGGACGCCGAGGTGCTCGCGTCGTGGGACGGGCGACCCGTCGCCGTCAGAGACGGACCGGTCGTCGGCACCGCGTTTCACCCCGAGTTGACCCCCGACAGCCGTATTCACGGCCTCGCGTTTTTCGAGAACGACACCGCGTCGGCGGCCGCCCCCGAGACGGCGGAGTAG
- a CDS encoding helix-turn-helix domain-containing protein, with translation MTEPPPGELRDGERTGDRTDAPQCTPPSGLAQRVFDVNPVSAIVVDSTGAIVFANERASETLGLSREELTSGAYDPPEWNVYYDDGAPIPLDDHPITHVFETGERELGFEHWIELSDGSERWLSSNTSPVLDDEGAVEYVVVAFEDVTALKRREERLTSDHVRRLEFRASQSAVPPSLRVDDGETWIEIDSIVSLPDETTVQYMGTSDLSASDFVTAVEEVPHYLDTRLLSSIDGYSRIEAHAESTTVSYVFQSLGGRARAILVAPDEVRFLGELPGDVDPRLAAEGIRRFHPEAELASEELVYSPHLLYDVVADALTDRQIAALDSAYFGGYFDTPRTSTGGELADRFGVTRQTFNQHLRKAQQTVFRHLFEKSGADAR, from the coding sequence ATGACGGAGCCGCCCCCGGGGGAACTTCGCGACGGCGAACGAACCGGCGATCGGACGGACGCGCCCCAGTGCACACCGCCCAGCGGTCTCGCACAGCGCGTGTTCGACGTGAATCCGGTCAGCGCTATCGTGGTCGATTCGACGGGAGCCATCGTCTTCGCGAACGAACGCGCGTCGGAGACGCTCGGCCTCAGCCGCGAGGAACTCACCAGCGGTGCGTACGATCCGCCCGAGTGGAACGTCTACTACGACGACGGTGCGCCGATCCCCCTGGACGACCACCCCATCACACACGTCTTCGAGACGGGCGAGCGCGAGCTCGGATTCGAACACTGGATCGAACTGTCGGACGGCTCCGAGCGGTGGCTCTCGAGCAACACCTCACCCGTGCTGGACGACGAGGGGGCGGTCGAGTACGTCGTCGTTGCGTTCGAGGACGTAACGGCGCTGAAACGACGCGAGGAGCGGTTGACCAGCGACCACGTTCGACGACTCGAGTTCCGCGCGTCCCAGTCGGCGGTCCCGCCCTCCCTTCGCGTCGACGACGGCGAAACGTGGATCGAGATCGACTCTATCGTCTCGCTGCCGGACGAAACGACCGTCCAGTACATGGGAACGTCGGACCTCTCCGCGAGCGACTTCGTCACCGCCGTCGAAGAGGTCCCCCACTATCTCGACACGCGGTTGCTCAGTTCGATCGACGGCTACAGTCGCATCGAGGCCCACGCGGAATCGACGACGGTATCCTACGTGTTTCAGTCCCTCGGCGGCCGCGCCCGCGCCATCCTCGTCGCTCCCGACGAAGTCCGGTTCCTCGGCGAACTACCGGGCGATGTGGATCCCCGTCTGGCCGCGGAGGGGATCCGACGGTTCCACCCGGAGGCCGAACTGGCGTCCGAGGAACTCGTCTACTCGCCGCACCTGCTGTACGACGTCGTCGCCGACGCGCTCACCGACCGGCAGATCGCGGCGCTCGATTCCGCGTACTTCGGCGGCTACTTCGACACCCCTCGGACCAGTACCGGCGGCGAACTGGCGGATCGGTTCGGCGTCACTCGACAGACCTTCAACCAGCACCTTCGAAAGGCCCAGCAAACCGTCTTCCGGCACCTCTTCGAGAAGTCCGGCGCGGACGCACGCTGA
- a CDS encoding HalOD1 output domain-containing protein, whose amino-acid sequence MSNDTTTSNPPSASPFGEDSVGHDPTTGTFHARFDADPDAVVVTIVETVATITNRDPIDMTPLFETVDPEALTDLVVSNRAQPIEVSFSYEGCRVTVSSDGTVVVEKST is encoded by the coding sequence ATGAGCAACGATACGACCACATCGAACCCCCCATCTGCCAGCCCGTTCGGAGAGGACAGCGTGGGCCACGATCCCACGACGGGAACGTTTCACGCCCGATTCGACGCGGATCCCGACGCGGTCGTCGTGACGATCGTCGAAACCGTGGCGACGATTACGAACCGCGATCCCATCGACATGACACCGCTTTTCGAGACCGTCGACCCCGAAGCGCTCACCGACCTCGTGGTGTCGAACCGAGCGCAGCCGATCGAAGTCTCGTTTTCGTACGAAGGGTGTCGTGTGACCGTTTCGAGCGACGGAACCGTCGTCGTCGAGAAGTCGACGTAG
- a CDS encoding bifunctional nuclease family protein — protein sequence MQASIDAVRVAGTPQGPVPVVVLSVDDEDDVVPIFIGFTEATSIARGLEAEDIGRPLTHDLLLDVMEELGSRIDRVVVNEIKERDDGQGGTYIADLHLETPRGETVIDARPSDSLALAARTNVPIEITEDVFEDGRDDSEKFEQLEDIRNVPGEM from the coding sequence ATGCAGGCTTCCATCGACGCGGTCCGCGTCGCGGGGACGCCACAGGGACCGGTTCCAGTGGTCGTCCTCAGCGTCGACGACGAAGACGACGTCGTCCCGATCTTCATCGGATTCACCGAGGCGACGAGCATCGCCCGTGGCCTCGAGGCCGAAGACATCGGCCGACCGCTGACCCACGATCTGTTGCTCGACGTCATGGAGGAACTGGGGAGCCGAATCGATCGCGTCGTCGTCAACGAGATCAAAGAACGCGACGACGGGCAAGGCGGCACCTACATCGCCGACCTCCACCTCGAGACGCCGAGAGGCGAGACCGTCATCGACGCCCGTCCGAGCGACTCGCTCGCGCTGGCGGCCCGGACGAACGTTCCGATCGAGATCACCGAGGACGTGTTCGAGGACGGCCGAGACGATAGCGAAAAGTTCGAGCAACTCGAGGATATTCGCAACGTACCCGGTGAAATGTAG
- the hisE gene encoding phosphoribosyl-ATP diphosphatase: MEDTLDELFAVIEDRKETLPEDSYTASLFTHEKGENAVLEKLGEETTELVLAAKDDDHDEIAYEAADIVYHLLVLLSMKGVSLEELEAELEARR, encoded by the coding sequence ATGGAAGACACACTCGACGAACTGTTCGCCGTGATCGAGGATCGCAAGGAAACACTCCCCGAGGACTCCTACACCGCCTCGCTGTTTACCCACGAGAAGGGCGAGAACGCGGTGCTTGAGAAACTCGGCGAGGAGACGACCGAACTCGTTCTCGCCGCGAAAGACGACGATCACGACGAGATCGCCTACGAGGCCGCCGACATCGTCTATCACCTGCTCGTGTTGCTCTCGATGAAAGGCGTGTCCCTCGAGGAGTTGGAGGCGGAACTTGAGGCGCGGCGCTGA
- a CDS encoding four-helix bundle copper-binding protein, producing the protein MALQQIDHADDHMQECIDNCLEAAQVCEWCADACLDEGEEMARCIRLCRDVADIAALHARWMARNSGYHQELGEICADLCEECAEECAQHDHEHCQACAEILPKCAESCREMASA; encoded by the coding sequence ATGGCGCTCCAACAGATCGACCACGCGGACGACCACATGCAAGAGTGTATCGACAACTGTCTCGAGGCCGCCCAGGTCTGCGAGTGGTGTGCCGACGCCTGTCTGGACGAGGGGGAGGAGATGGCCCGTTGCATCCGGCTCTGTCGGGACGTGGCGGATATCGCGGCGCTGCACGCGCGATGGATGGCCCGGAACTCGGGTTACCACCAGGAACTGGGGGAGATCTGTGCGGACCTCTGTGAGGAATGCGCCGAGGAGTGCGCTCAGCACGATCACGAGCACTGTCAGGCGTGCGCGGAGATTCTCCCGAAGTGTGCCGAGAGCTGTCGCGAGATGGCGTCGGCCTGA
- a CDS encoding DUF5518 domain-containing protein, which translates to MTNWRAVIVGFLVTTVLGLFGLVLPGIGQLAAGLIGGFVAGYMAGGGFGRGFWHGLLAGSLGGIVAGVLIALVVGLAGWTLGPIGGAVSGAAGLGILAVAVVVSLVMALESAIAGAVGGVLNPDRSDRRRSGPGTY; encoded by the coding sequence ATGACGAACTGGCGCGCGGTCATCGTCGGCTTCCTCGTCACGACCGTCCTCGGACTGTTCGGACTCGTCCTCCCCGGAATCGGCCAACTGGCCGCCGGACTGATCGGCGGCTTCGTCGCCGGCTACATGGCCGGCGGCGGTTTCGGACGGGGCTTCTGGCACGGCTTACTCGCGGGTTCGCTCGGCGGAATCGTTGCCGGGGTGCTCATCGCACTCGTCGTCGGCCTCGCCGGGTGGACGCTCGGCCCCATCGGTGGTGCCGTCTCCGGTGCGGCTGGGCTCGGGATCCTCGCCGTGGCCGTCGTCGTCTCGCTCGTGATGGCCCTCGAGAGCGCGATCGCCGGTGCCGTCGGCGGCGTGCTCAACCCCGATCGATCCGACCGCCGCCGGAGCGGCCCCGGGACGTACTGA